DNA sequence from the Parachlamydia acanthamoebae genome:
TTAGAATATCGACTTTTGGATCTTACGTTCGGAGTGTTTTTATGTCATGGTCTCCACTAGCTTTGGAACATCAATCTATACTTGACTCTCAGTGGAAAACACTTTGTCAACAAAATGGAATTGTCCTATCTGAATATAGCTTTCCCAACAATTTTCTATTTCGTAAACAGCATGCGTATGAAGTCAAACACATAGACAATCTTGTCTTGGTGAGAGGCGTTTCTAGGAGCGGGGAAAATTTTTTAATTCCCACGTTTCATCCGGATAGATTATCTAAAGAGCGTATTCTTGAACTTTTAAAAATCGCTCCTTTATTTCCTATTCCAGATCAATGGTTGGATTGTTTCAAAGATTTTCCTGTGCAAGCAAGATATAACCGCGATCAATCCGATTATCTTTTTTCTGTCGATAAATTAAAGACTTTACCTGGGCGAAAATTAAGTAGCCGACGCAATCTCCTCCATCAGCTCACTCAAGAGCATGAAGTGCATACAGAGTCCTTTTGCGAATGCGATTATACGGATGCTTTACAAGTTTTAGAAAAATGGCAAAAACAATCTTCCTTTCCGGCAGATGAAACCGATTTTTATCCTTGCCAAGAAGCCTTAAAACATTTAAAACCGTTCCAATTTATGGGGCGTATGTGTTACGTGGATGGGGCTCCAGTTGCTTTTACGATTGGGGAAAAACTCACTCCGTCCACAGCTATTTTACACTTTTCAAAAGCTTTACATGCAATTAAGGGTCTAACTCCTTTTCTGTATGAAGACTTTGCAGCCCATCTTTCAGAAGATACTTTGTGGATTAATTTAGAACAGGATTTGGGAATTCCTTCTCTTAGGCAGGCCAAAGAGGCCTATGAGCCTGATCAACTCGTCAATAAATGGTGGATTTCTTTAGTTTGAGGTTTTATGCATCGATTTTACTTTTTACTGCTTTGGTTATGCGCATGTACAACTTTGCATGGCATAGAATCCCAAATTCAAGTCGGCGCAGACCGTGTAATGAATGCGCCTTATGTCTCCCTTTTAAAAGGAAAAAAAGTCGGGCTCATCACCAATCACACAGCTTTCAATGAAAAAAAACATTCCACGATTCAGCTCTTTAAAACCCACGCTAAATCCAAGGGTTTTAAACTAGTCGCCCTCTTTGGCCCTGAACATGGGTTAGATGGGGATGTCTATGCAGAGCAAGAGCTCCAATCAAAGGTTGATCCTGATGGCATTCCAATCCACAGCCTATATGGCAAAACACGAAAACCCACCGACGAAATGCTAAAAGGTGTTGACATATTAGTTTACGATATCCAGGATATCGGATCTCGCTCTTACACCTACAGCACGACTCTTTTTTATGCGATGGAAGAAGCTGCTAAGAAGAACATTCCTGTTTGGGTCTTGGATCGCCCAAACCCCTTGGGGGGCCTTATTATTGATGGACCCATGCTTGAAGAAAAATGGAGATCCTTTGTTGGATATATCAATGTCCCTTACTGCCATGGGATGACCATCGGAGAACTCGCCCAGTTCTTTAATCAAGAATACCAAATTGGATGTCAGCTTACCGTTATCCCCATGAAAGGCTGGCGACGAGATATGATATTCCAAGACACAGGTCTTCCCTGGATTCCGACAAGTCCATGCATCCCTGAGGCAAATACCACTTTTTATTACCCGACAACAGGTATTATTGGAGAATTACAACTTGTTAGCATCGGCATTGGTTATACGTTACCTTTCAAACTCATTGGAGCACCTTGGATTAATGGAACGACGTTAGCAAAGAAACTCAATGAGCAAGATTTTCCCGGGGTTCACTTTGAACCTTTCAAATATCGTCCTTATTACGGAAAATTTGCCAAGCAAGATTGCCAAGGTGTGTTAATTCTGATTACCAACCCAGCTAAATAT
Encoded proteins:
- a CDS encoding exo-beta-N-acetylmuramidase NamZ family protein; its protein translation is MHRFYFLLLWLCACTTLHGIESQIQVGADRVMNAPYVSLLKGKKVGLITNHTAFNEKKHSTIQLFKTHAKSKGFKLVALFGPEHGLDGDVYAEQELQSKVDPDGIPIHSLYGKTRKPTDEMLKGVDILVYDIQDIGSRSYTYSTTLFYAMEEAAKKNIPVWVLDRPNPLGGLIIDGPMLEEKWRSFVGYINVPYCHGMTIGELAQFFNQEYQIGCQLTVIPMKGWRRDMIFQDTGLPWIPTSPCIPEANTTFYYPTTGIIGELQLVSIGIGYTLPFKLIGAPWINGTTLAKKLNEQDFPGVHFEPFKYRPYYGKFAKQDCQGVLILITNPAKYKPVSTQYLILGILKTLYKTHFQQALAKAQNRQDIFNKVNGTDEVFKILQQEQYSTWKLLSLHQKEREQFEKKRIKYLIPDYAF
- a CDS encoding DUF2156 domain-containing protein; translation: MSWSPLALEHQSILDSQWKTLCQQNGIVLSEYSFPNNFLFRKQHAYEVKHIDNLVLVRGVSRSGENFLIPTFHPDRLSKERILELLKIAPLFPIPDQWLDCFKDFPVQARYNRDQSDYLFSVDKLKTLPGRKLSSRRNLLHQLTQEHEVHTESFCECDYTDALQVLEKWQKQSSFPADETDFYPCQEALKHLKPFQFMGRMCYVDGAPVAFTIGEKLTPSTAILHFSKALHAIKGLTPFLYEDFAAHLSEDTLWINLEQDLGIPSLRQAKEAYEPDQLVNKWWISLV